DNA sequence from the Puntigrus tetrazona isolate hp1 chromosome 2, ASM1883169v1, whole genome shotgun sequence genome:
ACAGGACCTTGGGGATGTAATTCTTGTACCTGACAAAGATAAAGGAAGCCGTGAAAATTACAGGAGGGTTAATAGTTATATAATTTCTCATTACTGGTGGATGACATTAGGGGGGAAAACAGAGATGACTAAAGGCACAATCTTACACCtgtgacaacaacaacaacaacagcattaataaatcattatatcTACATATTcatgtactgtattttaaaaaaagagctgttaatcaatttttttaaataccattgTTGAAATTAACACATgcaattattttctattattattcagttttaCTGTCATCatcagtgtttctttttttccagtttttatttattattattattattattattttgttttagactttcctttgcttgctttttttaatgttattattgaatgtttattttatctgtcatgtgtcttatttaatattcacatatttatattaaaatggaatattATTGTTAGTGCTATCAAATAATAACTTGTGATTAattccatccaaaataaagtttttgtttacatggtATATGGGTGTGTACTGcataaatttattttgtatacataaatacacacacatgcatatatataagaatatgttacacacacatatatatatatatatatatatatatatatatatatatatatatatatatatttttttttttttttacatacaatataaattatataaataaaatctaaatgtttaaaatatatgctatatgtgtgtgtttttatatatacataataaatgtaattttattttattttagattcgatgtacacacacacacacacacacacacacacacacacacatatatatatatatatatatatatatatatatatatatatatatatatatatatatatatacaaataaataagttgGCATCAGTATGAGATTTAAAACtcagaaaaaagtgaaaatgaaatataaagaaaaaagaagaactaaaaaaagtctcattaaatacaaagcaaataaaataaaaaaaatgcacttactCAAATTCGCAGAcaggaatatttttttcaatagaaTCATGGGAGATGGCCATCACTGCCATACCCAAACACTCATTTTCTATCTGCTGGACGTCGTTCTCTTCATAAGCACTACGCAGAGGCGCCAGACCGCTCAGAAAGTCAAGCTGgctctgcaaaacacaaaaacacgcATTCAAATGAGCAGCCACAAACCTCTTGAACAGAACGTCATTTAAAAGTCACAGTACCTGTGCGTAGAGGTACGTCAGTGAAACTCTGTCCAGAACAGCCGCCTCCATGGACCCCGTCCCTTTCTTGAGACTGTGTCTGAACACCGGAGGACATGTGTTGAGAGAAGAAGTCCCATGCCAGTTCGTAAAATAGAACCTGTCCCACAAAGGTCATCAAAACGGAAACGTGCGACATCATTTCAAATGTCATACAAAACAGGGAAGAAAAACGAAGAGAAATGGCAAGTCTACCTCATGCGATAGTACACCTTCAATCTTGTAGTCTCATCAATAGTGAAGGAGTGATTGGGTGGATACCAGATCTTGCTAAAGTCATCATAAAGGGCGAAAAAATTGCTACACAGCGGTGTTATACCTGTAACAGCGATTCATTATTATTGAGTCTGTGATgattactgtttattttgtggATTTGCTGAAAACCTACCCAACTTCTTGGCAGCTTCAACACACAGCTCCTCTGCTGTGAAACTTCCCGACAGATGAATGAGCTGGTGTGTGTCTGGCAGGTAAAAATGTACCTCGAGCCCCTGTAATATCACCGAGGCCATGACTACTTCTGGTTTTTCGGCGCTTTATTAATGAGGTCCCGGCAAAATTCCATTCCAACAGTTTCCTAAGTATAGCAAAATAAGTTACTGTCATCGCGCGTACGGCACAGGACAACATTTTCCCGTGTGAGGTACAGCACAGCATTTACTTTACGAACACCTGGACTCTTTACGGGCAGCTGAATAGAAACCGAAAGTTCACAGAAGAGCTCGATTCGGGACTAACACCCGTCTCTCGGTTTTCAGTGTTTATCGGTAAATTCTTAAAACGACATCGAACGAACTCAAAAACGGTAGCAAGCGTGGAAACGAATTTTACCTTGCCGTCGAAAGCGCATCCGGACCAGATAGGCTTCCAAGGAAACTGACGGTGACGAAAATCGAGATTCTGATAAATTACGTGACCGACGCGtcgaatctgattggctgtttggCGGTGACGTCACCTCCATTTAACCCTTAATTCAGCGGAGTTTCTGTCGCTTTGACTTCCAGCGAAAAACACAACGAATCTGTGTTCGGATGTCCACGATTTAGCATTTTCTGTTCTCGGATGTTGTCGTTTTGTTGACCCCCCTGCCCCCAATATAAACCTGCGCAGTATATTCTATTAAATATGTATGCGTTTTATTGTTTAGGCTATTTTAAGACGAACTAAGCTAATATGATCATCAATCTTATtagatatatagacagacagacatatgaACTAACAACGAACGAtactttaaaagtatttattattcttagttaatgttacTTTCAgcaaattcaaatgcaaaaaaataaataaataaataaataaataaataaataataataataatggtattttatttaaaggaccTGATGATTTACCAATAAAACGGgcaaaattaaaacagcataaCGTTAAATGTAGATACGCACTTTAACAAATATCTTGTTtgttgttagttaatgcattaactaataataGTTACAGATTGAACCGACGTAAATACTActtctaataattattattattatttatttatttatttactgttattatggGGAGCTTCGGATcggtagatttttttttacctttcaaAGCACAATAACatacaagaaacaaaaaagacaaattagtaattcatttgttattaatttgtcttttttttttaacaccgtGCCAGGGATCGCACGCAAGGCCGAAGCAAACATACAAGatacaatcaaataaatatatcgTAAGTTCTCAGACTTTTAAGGTTTTTAAGATCAGCGGATTCTCGAAGTTTTTGtaagactgcagctttaagggTGTATCGGTAGTTTGAGGAAATAGGAAGTCAGTCCGGTAACATTTAGCACAAAGGCACAAAAACAAAGGCGCTCGTGAATGATGGCAGGAATCAAAGGTAAAACTAACTCTTTTTCAGATCAGTGCAGCACTTTATAACGCCTTTTAACACTTTAAACAAACCCGTCCGATGCTTTTACGAGCGCGTCTGCTGTCGAGAGTAACCCAAGTCTCGAGTACTTTGTTGAAGTTTCATAACCACAGACCGCTACGCGAAACGTCCGAGCATAATATAACCGAAGATAGTGCAGATTGTTTAGTTAAAGTCGGTTAGGTGTCACGTAGCGATGGTAAATAACACGTTGGttgaagtttttatatttatatgcgtTTTAGTCATCAAGTACGTCACCTCTGTAGTTGCGCGCCGTGGCCGCTAGGGGGCCGTACAAACGCGCGCTCAAATCCTCGGCCCTTGACTGACCTGAATGATTGCTTTTCAGCTCTGGTCGCGTTATCCTTCAGCGGCGCACTCGGGCTGACTTTTCTCCTTTTGGGATGCGCTCTGCAACAGTTTGGGTAggtgtatgtttttctttttttttggcttctgtGAAGCGGAGCAGTGCAGCCATTCAAGATAACCTCTACGTGCTTCTTTCCTCACAGAGTGTACTGGCCGATGTTTGTCCTGATCTTCTACATCCTGTCACCTATCCCGAATTTGATATCCAGGAGGCACGCGGACGACACTGAGTCAAGCAATGCGTGCAGGGAGCTCGCATACTTTTTAACCACTGGAATAGTGGTGTCGGCGTACGGCCTGCCCGTTGTGCTCGCACGAAAATCTGTGGTGCGTACGGAATAAGCTTTATGTCCTGCTTCGGTTTCATCTGGTCCTTTTATGTGCTAAAAAAGGAACGGTTCTcgcaaaaattaacattttgtcatcatttactcacacttaagttttttttaaaacttgtatgagtttctttctcttgaacaaaataaataggtgtttttaataatattggtAAAGTATTTGATGGTAGCCACTGACTTATGGCTGATTTCCATTGGCTACAATCAACTATTTGGATACCAACATTATTTAGGATATCTTCTTTTTGGTTCGGCGGAAGAGAGTGAGTCATACAGGTATGGGACAAATAGATGGCGTGTAATTATGCCAGAATATTCATTGTTGGCTaacaacatataataaaaaaaaataaaattaatgtataataaaaatatgtccaAGTCACATTTcacctaaaaagaaaaaacatttataattaattatacttttatttaatttttaatttatttcatttttaatcaattaatattttgatactttttaTACTGTTTAGAGATGTTATTGTAGTATTAATATTGCaagtgtataattttttttataaagttttaatttttcatttttataacatgtatttaattaaaggtctgcatactttttatttttagttgttgttgGACTATTTTAGTGCATTACGGTGcgccaaaataaaacaataaaaattaataaaaatgttatgctgtATTTTGCTTGAGGCAAcgtaatacaaaatataataactgaTGAGAGTGAggatgtttttgcattttaataatgaaaattaggGAGTAATCAAATGCAGATACCTTACTGGTTTTTAAACATCGTGTTTCGTTCTTTAAGTTATTATTTCTTGCTTGTTTAATTCGATTTCCAGGTAAAATGTGACTCGTGCAGCTCATATAATATTAGCTTTAATGTTATAACAGGATTCTGTTCTGTACAAGAGGAAAAAGCTTCACTCTAGACGCATTGAttaaatttcattatatttttgttcaaattgcATTTAGCGCTCCTCAAAAATGGCTTAAAAGCATATACAGACCAGAATATGCTTTCTAAAATGGCAAACCAGACTGTCACCATGAATGAAACTAATGGCTGTTTTTCTCTGCAGATCCAGTGGGGCGCCTGTGGCCTAATAATGGCAGGCAATTGTGTCATTTTTCTGACCATTCTTGGTTTCTTCCTGATATTTGGTGGTGGAGATGACTTTAGCTGGGAACAGTGGTAAAACCTATCCGGGAGAAGAATATATCCGCATTATAAACTACGAAACTTTAAGTGGCTTGCCATGGCGATGCTGATT
Encoded proteins:
- the LOC122358163 gene encoding leptin receptor gene-related protein; protein product: MMAGIKALVALSFSGALGLTFLLLGCALQQFGVYWPMFVLIFYILSPIPNLISRRHADDTESSNACRELAYFLTTGIVVSAYGLPVVLARKSVIQWGACGLIMAGNCVIFLTILGFFLIFGGGDDFSWEQW